The following coding sequences are from one Natrarchaeobius halalkaliphilus window:
- a CDS encoding MBL fold metallo-hydrolase, with protein sequence MVHSNWGTWFVNDEIEAVEPFGLTMWYIGGTGFVLRTPETTVYVDPYFGDGDPPNIVRMLPVPLDPADATECDAVLVTHEHLDHMHPPSYRPFVDDLGADVYATEACYDSPQYDGEIGVPDEKKHVVASGDSVRIDDLVVHVRGANDPAAIDEVSYVIEHESGTFFNGGDSRPDSEGFPAIADEFDIDAGALALGSVGNVSAPGGTEIERTRWYMDENQLIEAANQLELERLLPVHHDLWRGVGANPAVLGEHAASFEFPRTIESVSLGDRFDVDSPGRVQSRAIRR encoded by the coding sequence ATGGTTCACTCGAACTGGGGAACCTGGTTCGTCAATGACGAGATAGAAGCAGTAGAACCGTTTGGATTAACGATGTGGTACATCGGCGGTACCGGATTCGTGTTGCGAACCCCCGAGACCACCGTGTACGTCGATCCGTACTTCGGTGACGGTGATCCGCCGAACATCGTCCGGATGCTTCCGGTTCCGCTCGATCCGGCGGACGCGACCGAGTGCGATGCGGTGTTGGTCACGCACGAGCACCTAGATCACATGCACCCGCCGTCGTACCGGCCGTTCGTCGACGACCTCGGAGCCGACGTGTACGCGACGGAAGCGTGTTACGATTCCCCGCAGTACGACGGCGAGATCGGCGTTCCTGACGAAAAGAAGCACGTGGTCGCGTCCGGCGACAGCGTACGGATCGACGACCTCGTCGTCCACGTTCGCGGTGCTAACGATCCGGCTGCCATCGACGAAGTCTCGTACGTCATCGAACACGAGTCGGGGACGTTTTTCAACGGCGGCGACAGTCGTCCAGATTCCGAGGGGTTTCCGGCGATTGCCGACGAGTTCGACATCGACGCGGGAGCGCTCGCGCTCGGATCCGTCGGGAACGTCTCGGCTCCCGGCGGGACCGAAATCGAACGGACGCGATGGTACATGGACGAGAATCAGCTCATCGAAGCTGCAAATCAGCTGGAACTCGAGCGGCTCCTGCCGGTACACCACGATCTGTGGCGCGGCGTCGGCGCGAACCCGGCCGTACTCGGGGAGCACGCAGCCTCGTTCGAGTTTCCCCGGACGATCGAATCCGTTTCTCTCGGCGATCGGTTCGACGTCGACTCCCCCGGGCGCGTGCAATCGCGGGCGATCCGACGCTGA
- a CDS encoding cupin domain-containing protein, whose product MSNESYHLVTVDNIEAEPDRPDIEPEPDPTADAFSISAETGLEILGLRTYTAEPGEQLPLAYHYHETQEEAFYVLEGTLHVETPGKEYVVRPGHLFAAEGGSPHRAYVPEGATEPTRVLAIGAPSDDAGRVYDPNDDS is encoded by the coding sequence ATGTCGAACGAGAGCTATCACCTCGTCACCGTCGACAACATCGAAGCGGAACCCGATCGTCCCGATATCGAACCGGAGCCGGACCCGACCGCGGACGCGTTCTCGATTAGCGCGGAAACGGGCCTCGAGATTCTCGGCCTCCGAACCTACACTGCCGAGCCGGGCGAACAGCTCCCGCTCGCCTACCACTACCACGAAACCCAGGAGGAGGCGTTCTACGTGCTCGAGGGGACGTTGCACGTCGAAACGCCGGGGAAGGAGTACGTCGTTCGACCGGGCCACCTCTTCGCCGCCGAGGGGGGGAGCCCACACCGGGCGTACGTACCCGAGGGAGCGACGGAACCGACCCGCGTGCTCGCGATCGGTGCCCCATCCGACGATGCGGGACGGGTCTACGATCCGAACGACGACTCGTGA
- a CDS encoding IclR family transcriptional regulator, whose product MAIRTTDQSNVKTIDRTARILETLKELDGARVSEVADELDLANSTAHRYLSSLKKNEFITQEGDFYYVGLRFLELADSAQNRTEVYKLAKPKVEQLAQETGERAEFIVEEHGYAVFVHRAIGETAVRANSHQGKRIPMHATSAGKVILAHSPERKVEEIIECRGLPELTSETITTREELDEELEEIREKGVGFAEEEYIQGLSTVSVPVKGSSGAIQGSLGISGPSGRMSGDNFKREIQNLLVGAANELEINIAYP is encoded by the coding sequence ATGGCGATCAGAACCACCGATCAAAGCAACGTGAAAACGATCGACCGCACGGCTCGAATACTCGAAACGCTGAAAGAGCTGGACGGAGCTCGGGTTTCTGAGGTCGCCGACGAACTCGATCTCGCGAATAGCACGGCCCATCGGTATCTGTCCTCCCTGAAGAAGAACGAGTTTATTACGCAAGAGGGCGACTTTTATTACGTCGGATTGCGATTTCTCGAGCTTGCAGACTCTGCACAAAACCGAACCGAAGTCTACAAGCTGGCGAAACCGAAGGTCGAACAGTTAGCGCAGGAAACCGGCGAACGCGCCGAGTTCATCGTCGAAGAGCACGGATACGCGGTGTTCGTCCACAGGGCGATCGGCGAAACCGCCGTTCGAGCTAACTCCCACCAGGGCAAACGCATCCCCATGCACGCGACCTCCGCCGGAAAAGTCATCCTCGCGCACTCACCCGAGCGGAAGGTCGAGGAGATTATCGAATGTCGAGGATTACCGGAGTTGACGTCGGAAACTATCACGACCAGAGAGGAACTGGACGAGGAGCTAGAGGAAATTCGCGAGAAAGGGGTCGGCTTCGCGGAGGAGGAGTATATACAGGGACTGAGCACCGTCAGCGTACCGGTGAAAGGGTCGAGCGGAGCGATCCAGGGATCGCTCGGTATCTCCGGGCCGTCGGGTCGTATGTCCGGAGACAACTTCAAACGGGAGATTCAAAATCTGTTGGTCGGCGCGGCGAACGAACTGGAGATCAATATCGCGTATCCCTAG
- a CDS encoding BKACE family enzyme: MWDLPSRNVVLTCSVTGAIHTPTMSQHLPITPDEIVDECVAASEAGASIVHVHVRDPETGEPTSDLELFFEVARRVSDRTDVIVQPSTGGSPTMEPEERVAVVPELEPEMCSCNMGSINYALYPLAERYDDWKHEWEADYLTETKDSIFKNSFEDLDVFLNTMRRHDTVPCLGCYDVGHLYNVRRCLDHGWLDPPIYLEFVLGIDGGIGVDPANLTHMKAVADELFGDAYSFSVIPTGTIPFPLALQSVSMGGHVRVGLEDNLYVEEGVLATSNAELVSKAVDQINSLTDREPATSAEVREFLDLKGRSQTAFS; the protein is encoded by the coding sequence ATGTGGGATCTCCCCAGTCGAAACGTCGTGCTCACCTGTTCCGTGACGGGCGCGATTCACACGCCAACGATGTCCCAGCACCTTCCGATAACTCCGGACGAAATCGTCGACGAGTGCGTCGCGGCCAGCGAGGCCGGAGCGTCGATCGTTCACGTCCACGTCCGCGATCCCGAAACGGGGGAGCCGACCTCGGACCTCGAGCTATTTTTCGAGGTTGCGAGGCGAGTGAGCGACCGAACCGACGTCATCGTGCAACCGTCGACCGGGGGCTCCCCGACGATGGAACCGGAAGAACGGGTCGCGGTCGTTCCCGAACTCGAACCCGAGATGTGTTCCTGTAATATGGGATCGATAAATTACGCGCTTTACCCGCTCGCAGAGCGATACGACGACTGGAAACACGAGTGGGAAGCGGACTACCTGACGGAGACGAAGGACTCGATCTTCAAAAATTCGTTCGAAGACCTGGACGTCTTCCTGAACACCATGCGTCGACACGACACCGTGCCGTGTCTCGGCTGTTACGATGTCGGCCACCTCTACAACGTCCGTCGTTGTCTCGATCACGGGTGGCTCGATCCGCCGATATATCTCGAGTTCGTGCTCGGAATCGACGGTGGTATCGGGGTCGATCCGGCGAACCTTACGCACATGAAGGCTGTGGCGGATGAGCTGTTCGGCGACGCGTACTCGTTTTCGGTGATCCCAACGGGGACGATCCCGTTTCCCCTCGCGCTTCAATCCGTCTCGATGGGGGGCCACGTTCGGGTCGGACTCGAGGACAACCTGTACGTCGAGGAGGGGGTTCTCGCGACGAGCAACGCCGAACTCGTCTCGAAAGCGGTCGACCAGATCAATTCGCTGACCGACCGGGAGCCGGCGACCTCCGCCGAAGTTCGGGAGTTTCTCGATCTGAAAGGTCGATCACAAACCGCGTTTTCGTAG
- a CDS encoding BKACE family enzyme → MRSFDKVIVTCAVTGAIHVPTMSPYLPIEPEEIAEEAIAAAEAGASIIHLHVRDPETGEPVTDLELFRDVAGRIHDACDVIIQPTTGGAPTMKPEERIRVVPELEPEMASCNMGSINFGLYPILEKYDEFEHDWEREYLEGSRDLIFHNTFEDLDTILPIFNEHGTKPELECYDVGHLYNVKHYVERGLLETPLHFQFVMGIHGGIGPDVENLTHMVHIADKLFGDEYSFSVLGAGRHEFPRAIQAVEMGGHARVGLEDNLYLESGKLAKSNADLVEKVVRLTHDLTGREIATTSETREFFGLKGRKRTNIRG, encoded by the coding sequence ATGCGCTCGTTTGACAAGGTGATCGTTACGTGTGCGGTGACCGGGGCGATACACGTACCGACGATGTCACCGTACTTGCCGATCGAACCGGAGGAAATTGCCGAAGAGGCGATCGCAGCGGCTGAGGCCGGTGCGAGCATCATCCACTTGCACGTTCGCGATCCCGAAACGGGGGAGCCGGTGACCGATCTGGAGCTCTTTCGTGACGTCGCGGGTCGAATACACGATGCCTGTGACGTGATTATCCAGCCGACGACGGGGGGTGCGCCCACGATGAAACCCGAAGAGAGAATTCGGGTCGTCCCCGAGCTCGAACCCGAAATGGCCTCCTGTAACATGGGCTCGATCAACTTCGGGTTGTATCCCATACTCGAGAAATACGACGAGTTCGAGCACGACTGGGAACGGGAGTATCTGGAGGGGAGCCGGGACCTGATTTTTCACAACACGTTCGAAGACCTCGACACGATCCTTCCGATCTTTAACGAACACGGAACGAAGCCCGAACTCGAGTGTTACGACGTCGGCCACCTGTACAACGTGAAACACTACGTCGAGCGGGGGCTGCTGGAGACGCCGCTTCATTTCCAGTTCGTCATGGGAATACACGGTGGCATCGGCCCGGACGTGGAGAATCTGACGCACATGGTCCACATCGCGGACAAACTGTTCGGAGACGAGTACTCGTTTTCCGTCCTCGGAGCCGGCCGCCACGAGTTTCCGCGAGCGATACAGGCGGTAGAGATGGGGGGTCACGCTCGAGTCGGACTCGAGGACAACCTCTACCTCGAATCGGGGAAACTTGCGAAAAGCAACGCAGATCTCGTCGAGAAAGTGGTACGATTGACCCATGATCTGACCGGACGCGAGATCGCGACTACATCAGAAACGCGCGAGTTCTTCGGGCTGAAGGGGAGAAAACGAACGAACATTCGTGGCTGA